One genomic region from Amphiprion ocellaris isolate individual 3 ecotype Okinawa chromosome 20, ASM2253959v1, whole genome shotgun sequence encodes:
- the si:ch211-266g18.10 gene encoding titin isoform X18 gives MAEGAKPASATAAGGSNGAAAPQPGFLRSGALSLLNKLKVSVELLIALAALLSWVVVGVVMFDFVEYKAVPDIQQIITDPVKAVNDAVDEATSLLNKFQECAPDLSDPMSAATYAAEEISAAKDGVVRYFSDEEGTFYLSYIDPVVIGRRAFHSTNDFMCGVVGGCRDTLCTVVDSILDTIQEINKGKIDLSYIDPVVIGRGVFNVTNEFVCGVVGYIQGVLCSILDTILDVVKGVTDISFIDPVVIGRNTFGATNDFVNGIVGYIQSVLCTIIDSILEIVKGTTDISFIDPVVIGRNVFSVTNDFVSGIAGYIQDVLCVILDVILDTLKDIQQAVGFSPMSVLKTTADITKEQISMLVSYFSATLIGEEGIMPEVSLDPMKVVEDAVLEFTDKKDLFVAYMSSMLVGDQGEPAAPPVVNVVTEKDEAVAAPSDINLVRRKGEFLPPFEKVAEILHTAKDEAAPAAELSEDSKTEEEEEEKEEEEEEEEAEVPPEAASEADVQDAEEDEVKHVDLEEKESETPLEEEILDHDSKEEEKEEADKEEEEEIITEEAAEQLEKEEGEEQEEDKKEEEGEEDQGKTEEAVDEEDEEAQAADGVVEDKEEEEEIKTEDVLVEEEEEEVEEEIKTEDYLVEEEEEEVEEEIKTDDVLVEEEEEEEEEEIKTEDDLVEEEEEKEEEEIKTEDDLVEEEEEEEEEEIETEDALVEEEEEEEEETKTIDALVEEEEEEETKTEDALLEDEDEEEEEEAKPEEVLLEDEEKEKEEEETKTEEDLAEDEDEEKEEETKTEDVLLEDEDEEEEEEEDEEDDKTKTDKDLAEDVEKEEPKLEDLAEEEEEEEEEEEEEEEEQEEEEEVKSEEEDERVQQTIKITDDDARDQFEKTDEEDQDLEMDNEDEEEEEGEKLDYVEIKEDDKDAEEEPLVQQLDLKILASEKLHIDQIPESEEETLLPEHDEDEFADIVDDHDENNNNSESRKTEPKRKRKVHVPFEKLRRVGSRAPHKEEHLSKHEKVLKEAKERHAIKEVKDAIVKEEEPVKKALKEEEDAKKLPKEKKQVKKLLKEEKEIKKPSKEKKEVKKPAKEEEEVKKPLKEEKVKKQLKEEKEVKKPPKEHKEVRKHKRLSKKEEEVKERPKEEKEIKKPLRDKKEVKKPPREEKETKKPPKEEKEIKKPPKKEKEEKRPPKAAEVTKEEKKPPKEEKEEKKPIKEAKDKHKPENKEERALKKERDVKKPLKEEKEVKKSPKEEERPSKKEKEVRKLLKEEKEAKKPAKEDKEEEKPLKTEREEKIPSKKQKEVKKPPKEEKEVKKPPKEEKEVKKPQKEEKEPKKPTKDEKEPEKPTKDEKEPKKPTKEEKEIKKPQKEDKEVKKPLKKEKEEKETPKEKREVKKPSKEDKKEKKPIKEETEDEKPHKEAKIPTKDEKEVKKPHKEEKEVKKPPKEEKEGKKPLKDKEIEKLLKQVKEEKESPKDKKGVKQPSEDKKVKKPIKDEKEEKKPLEEKREMKKPSKEDKEEKKPLKEKKEVKKPSEEEKKPLKEKKEVKKPSEEEKKPLKEKKEVKKPSEEEKKPLKEKKEVKKPSEEEKKPLKEKKEVKKPSEEEKKPLKEKKEVKKPSEEEKKPLKEREVKTPPKEDKKEKEEKKPIKEAKKEAESKKEKISKDGKEPIKPSKQEKEIKTTTKEDKEPTKKRVTKTEAKPKKSAKRIKVVKKEVASVLKKEHLNVTKAAEEPKKSAKVLKFAKKQIAPALKKEHKNVTKAAEVPEVPKVTAKPEVTKKVAAPKEAKKEPKQKIKRKPVKPDIDAVKEKEKAAPKKKEAEVSELKPKPGQKDAAVTKEKAKRAPPKKEVPKKKAKAAPAKKEAAAPKEKVKPVILTKEQEGAPKNATLAKERVKIVPMKKVVKAPKKEVKAVSAKTKSAKIKTKPTPVVKEAEAPHKNVSLTKEKVKVVPLKKVPVTPKEKVKAAPTKKEAEVLKEKKAEPVTPKKAAKPTPAKKKKEAELLKEKKPEPVTPKKEAEVLKEKKAEPVTPKKEAEVLKEKVAEPVTPKKAPVSKAKPTPAKKKKEPAKIKTKPAPVVKEAEAPHKNVSLTKEKVKVVPLKKVPVTPKEKVKPPPTKKEAEVLKERKAEPVTPKKEAEVLKEKKAEPVTPKKAPVSKAKPAPAKKKKEAKVLKEKKPEPVTPKKASVAKTKPAPVVKEAEAPHKNVSLSKERVKVVPLKKVPVTPKEKVKPAPTKKEAEVLKEKKAEPVTPKKAPVSKAKPAPAKKKKVPVTPKEKVEPAPTKKDAEVLKEKKAEPVIPKKAPVSKAKPAPAKKKKEVEAPKEKVKPVILTKEQEGAPKNATLAKERVKIVPMKKEVKVPKEKVKVSAKTKPAKIKTKPTPVVKEAEAPHKNISLTKEKVKVVPLKKVPVTLKEKVKPAPVKKEAEVLKEKKAEPVTPKKVPVTPKEKVKPAPTKKEAEIVKEKKAEPVTPKKAPVTKAKPAKKKKEVETPKEKAKPVILTKEQEGAPKNATLAKERVKIVPMKKVVKAPKEKVKVSAKIKPAKIKTKPAPVLKEAEVPQKNISLTKEKAKVVPLKKVPVTPKEKVKPAPTTKEAEVLKEKKAEPVTPKKAPVAKAKPAPAKKKKEVEAPKEKAKPAAVKKEAKPALAKKVEVAKEKPKPAQEKKAPSKKEAEIKKEKLKSLLKKEPKVTKEKVKPAVKKDILRKKIKPVHVKKEVEAPKEKDKPAAVKKAMLRKKTKAVPVRRVEKKAEKEEKAKEDRVLKEIQESAKKEKAATKKAAKEEKVKAEPSVSDSLLMEDELPYFQCFFVDEDEAQFPFYAFSPLQI, from the exons ggGCCAAACCTGCCTCTGCTACTGCAGCCGGTGGCTCCAATGGAGCAGCAGCACCACAGCCGGGCTTCCTCAGATCCGGAGCTCTGAGTCTCCTCAATAAGCTGAAGGTGTCCGTGGAGCTGCTGATCGCCCTGGCTGCTCTGCTCTCCTGGGTGGTCGTGGGTGTGGTGATGTTTGACTTTGTGGAGTACAAAGCAGTCCCTG ACATTCAGCAAATCATTACGGACCCTGTTAAAGCTGTAAACGATGCTGTGGATGAAGCCACCAGCCTGCTCAATAAGTTTCAAG AATGTGCACCTGATTTAAGTGACCCCATGTCTGCTGCCACTTATGCAGCTGAGGAAATATCAGCAGCAAAAGATGGAGTTGTTCGATACTTTTCAGATGAGGAAG GGACCTTCTACCTCAGCTACATCGACCCTGTTGTCATTGGTAGACGAGCTTTCCATTCAACTAATGACTTCATGTGTGGAGTGGTGGGCGGCTGCAGGGACACACTATGTACTGTTGTGGACTCTATATTAGATACCATACAGGAGATAAATAAAG GAAAAATTGATCTTAGCTACATAGACCCTGTGGTAATAGGCAGAGGTGTCTTCAATGTTACTAATGAGTTCGTGTGTGGAGTGGTGGGCTACATCCAGGGTGTGCTCTGTTCGATACTGGACACTATACTGGATGTAGTGAAAG gagtCACTGACATTAGCTTCATAGACCCAGTAGTAATCGGCAGGAATACCTTCGGCGCTACTAATGACTTTGTGAATGGAATAGTGGGCTACATCCAGAGCGTACTCTGTACCATCATAGACAGTATCCTGGAAATAGTTAAAG gaACAACTGACATTAGCTTCATTGACCCTGTGGTTATTGGCAGGAATGTCTTCAGTGTTACTAATGACTTTGTGAGTGGAATAGCAGGATACATCCAGGATGTGCTCTGTGTAATCTTGGATGTGATACTGGACACATTAAAAG ATATTCAGCAGGCAGTGGGATTCAGTCCCATGTCGGTTCTGAAGACAACTGCGGACATCACCAAAGAACAGATCAGCATGCTTGTGAGCTACTTCTCAGCAACACTGATTGGTGAAGAAG gaaTCATGCCTGAAGTGTCCCTCGACCCCATGAAGGTTGTTGAGGATGCAGTGCTGGAGTTCACAGACAAGAAAGATTTGTTTGTGGCTTATATGTCAAGCATGTTGGTTGGTGATCAAG gTGAACCTGCCGCCCCTCCAGTTGTAAATGTAGTAACTGAAAAAG ATGAAGCTGTCGCTGCCCCATCTGACATCAATTTGGTGAGAAGGAAAG GTGAATTTCTGCCTCCATTTGAAAAAG TTGCAGAGATCTTACACACTGCCAAAGATGAAGCTGCTCCTGCTGCAGAGTTAAGTGAAGACTCaaagacggaggaggaggaggaggagaaggaggaggaggaggaggaggaggaggctgaagTGCCACCTGAAGCCGCTAGTGAAGCAGATGTGCAGGATGCAGAGGAAGATGAGG TGAAACATGTCGACCTTGAAGAAAAAGAATCTGAAACTCCTCTGGAGGAGGAAATCCTTGATCATGACagcaaggaggaggagaaggaagaggctgataaagaggaagaagaggagattATAACAGAGGAAGCTGCAGAGCAGTTGGAGAAAGAGGAAGgcgaggaacaggaggaggacaaaaaagaagaggagggtgAAGAAGATCAAGGAAAGACAGAGGAGGCTGTGgatgaagaagatgaggagGCACAAGCAGCAGACGGGGTGGTAGaagacaaagaggaggaggaggagatcaaaactgaagatgttttggtagaagaagaggaggaggaagtggaggaggagatcAAAACTGAAGATTATTTggtagaagaagaggaggaggaagtggaggaggagatcaaaactgatgatgttttggtagaagaagaggaggaggaagaggaggaggagatcaaAACTGAAGATGATTTggtagaagaagaggaggagaaagaggaggaggagatcaaAACTGAAGATGATTTggtagaagaagaggaggaggaagaggaggaggagatcgaAACTGAAGATGCTTTggtagaagaagaggaggaggaagaggaggagaccaAAACAATAGATGCTTtggtagaagaggaggaggaggaggagaccaaaacagaagaTGCTTTGctagaagatgaagatgaggaggaggaggaggaggccaaaCCTGAAGAAGTTTTGTTAGAagatgaggagaaggagaaagaggaggaggagaccaaaacagaagaagacttggcagaagatgaagatgaggagaaggaggaggagaccaAAACTGAAGATGTTTTGTTAGAAGacgaagatgaggaggaggaggaggaggaggatgaggaagatgaTAAGACCAAAACTGACAAAGACTTGGCAGAAGATGTGGAGAAGGAGGAACCAAAACTTGAAGACCtagcagaagaagaggaggaggaggaggaggaagaggaggaggaggaggaagagcaagaggaggaggaggaggttaaGTCAGAAGAAGAGGATGAAAGAGTCCAacaaaccatcaaaattacTGACGATGATGCCAGAGATCAGTTCGAGAAAACTGATGAAGAAGATCAGGATCTAGAAATGGACaatgaggatgaagaggaggaggaaggagaaaaactGGACTATGTAGAGATCAAGGAGGATGATAAAGATGCAGAAGAAGAACCATTAGTCCAACAGCTTGATCTTAAAATTCTGGCATCAGAAAAGCTCCATATTGATCAGATACCTGAATCTGAAGAAGAAACTTTACTACCTGAACATGATGAAGACGAATTCGCTGACATTGTTGATGATCAcgatgaaaacaacaacaacagtgagAGCAGAAAGACTGAGCCTAAACGTAAGAGGAAGGTTCATGTTCCCTTTGAGAAGCTCAGACGAGTCGGATCCAGAGCGCCTCACAAAGAAGAACATCTCAGCAAACATGAGAAAG TTCTCAAAGAGGCAAAGGAAAGACATGCAATTAAAGAAGTTAAAGATGCCATTGTTAAAG AAGAGGAGCCAGTGAAGAAGGCTCtcaaagaagaggaagatgcGAAGAAGCTGcccaaagaaaagaaacaagtaAAGAAACTCCtcaaagaagagaaagaaataaagaaaccctctaaagaaaagaaagaggtgAAGAAACCAGccaaagaagaggaggaagtcaAGAAACCTCTCAAAGAAGAGAAGGTGAAGAAACAactcaaagaagaaaaagaagtcaAGAAACCACCTAAAGAGCACAAAGAAGTAAGGAAACATAAGAGACTTTctaaaaaagaggaagaagtgaAAGAACGAcccaaagaagaaaaagaaatcaagaaaCCTCTTAGAGACAAGAAAGAAGTGAAGAAGCCACctagagaagagaaagaaaccaAGAAACCTCctaaagaggagaaagaaattAAGAAACCTCCcaaaaaggagaaagaggagaagagacCTCCTAAAGCTGCAGAAGTGacgaaagaagagaagaaacctcctaaagaagagaaagaggagaagaaaccTATTAAAGAAGCTAAAGATAAAcataaacctgaaaataaagaGGAGAGGGCCCTTAAAAAGGAGAGGGATGTGAAGAAACCTCttaaagaagagaaagaggtAAAGAAATCTCccaaagaagaggagagaccatctaagaaggagaaagaagttAGGAAACTTCtcaaggaggaaaaagaagccAAGAAACCAGCCAAAGaagacaaggaggaggagaaacctctcaaaacagagagagaagagaagataccttctaaaaaacagaaagaagtgaAGAAACCACccaaagaagagaaagaagtcaAGAAACCACccaaagaagagaaagaagtcaAGAAACCtcaaaaagaagagaaagaaccCAAGAAACCTACCAAAGATGAGAAAGAACCCGAGAAACCTACCAAAGACGAAAAAGAACCCAAGAAACCTAccaaagaagagaaagaaatcaAGAAACCTCAAAAGGAAGATAAAGAAGTTAAGAAACctctgaaaaaagagaaagaagaaaaggaaactcccaaagaaaagagagaagtgAAGAAACCTtccaaagaagacaaaaaggagaagaaacctatcaaagaagagacagaagatGAGAAACCTCACAAAGAAGCCAAGATACCTACCAAAGATGAGAAAGAAGTAAAGAAACCTCacaaggaagagaaagaagttAAGAAACCTcccaaagaagaaaaagaaggaaagaaacctCTCAAAGATAAGGAAATTGAGAAACTCCTCAAACAAGTCAAAGAAGAAAAGGAATCTCCCAAAGACAAGAAAGGAGTGAAGCAACCTTCAGAagacaaaaaagtcaagaaacCTATCAAAGatgagaaagaagagaagaaacctcttgaagaaaagagagaaatgaaGAAACCTTCCAAAGAGgacaaagaggaaaagaaaccccttaaagaaaagaaggaagtaAAGAAAccttctgaagaagaaaagaaaccccttaaagaaaagaaggaagtgAAGAAGccttctgaagaagaaaagaaaccccttaaagaaaagaaggaagtgAAGAAAccttctgaagaagaaaagaaaccccttaaagaaaagaaggaagtgAAGAAGccttctgaagaagaaaagaaaccccttaaagaaaagaaggaagtgAAGAAAccttctgaagaagaaaagaaaccccttaaagaaaagaaggaagtgAAGAAACCTtctgaagaagagaagaaaccCCTTAAAGAAAGGGAGGTGAAGACACCTCCCAAAGAagataaaaaagagaaagaggagaagaaaccTATTAAAGAAGCCAAAAAAGAGGCAgaatcaaagaaagaaaagatttcAAAAGATGGAAAGGAACCAATAAAGCCTTCTAAACAAGAGAAAGAAATCAAGACAACTaccaaagaagacaaagaacCAACGAAGAAGAGAGTCACCAAGACAG AAGCTAAACCCAAAAAGTCTGCAAAGAGAATTAAAGTAGTCAAGAAGGAAGTTGCATCTGTCCTCAAGAAGGAGCATCTTAATGTTACCAAAGCAG CTGAAGAACCCAAGAAGTCTGCAAAGGTGCTTAAATTTGCTAAAAAGCAAATAGCTCCTGCCCTGAAAAAGGAACATAAGAATGTTACTAAAGCAG CAGAGGTTCCTGAAGTCCCAAAGGTGACAGCCAAACCAGAAGTGACAAAGAAAG TGGCAGCTCCCAAGGAGGCCAAGAAGGAACCAAAGCAAAAAATCAAACGTAAACCTGTAAAACCag ATATCGATGCAgtgaaggaaaaggaaaaagcagCCCCTAAAAAGAAAG aaGCTGAAGTTTCTGAACTAAAGCCCAAACCTGGTCAGAAAG atgCTGCAGTTACTAAAGAAAAAGCCAAGCGAGCTCCACCAAAGAAGG AAGTTccaaagaaaaaggccaaagCAGCTCCAGCAAAGAAAG AGGCTGCTGCTCCTAAAGAAAAGGTCAAACCAGTCATCTTGACCAAAG AACAAGAAGGTGCTCCCAAAAATGCCACTCTGGCCAAAGAGAGGGTCAAAATAGTGCCTATGAAGAAAG TGGTCAAGGcaccaaaaaaagaagtcaaagcTGTCTCTGCAAAGACAA aatctgcaaaaatcaagacaaaaccAACACCGGTAGTTAAAG agGCAGAAGCACCACACAAAAATGTGTCTCTAACAAAGGAGAAGGTGAAGGTGGTGCCACTGAAGAAAG TGCCTGTAACTCCGAAAGAAAAAGTCAAAGCAGCACCAACAAAAAAAG AAGCTGAAGTTCTCAAGGAGAAGAAGGCTGAGCCAGTGACTCCAAAGAAAG CGGCAAAACCAACACCTGCTAAAAAGAAGAAAG AAGCTGAACTTCTCAAGGAGAAGAAGCCTGAGCCAGTGACTCCCAAGAAAG AAGCTGAAGTTCTCAAGGAGAAGAAGGCTGAGCCAGTGACTCCCAAGAAAG AAGCTGAAGTTCTCAAGGAGAAGGTGGCTGAGCCAGTGACTCCCAAGAAAG CACCTGTTTCCAAGGCAAAACCAACACCTGCTAAAAAGAAGAAAG AACCTgcaaaaatcaagacaaaaccAGCACCAGTTGTTAAAG AGGCAGAAGCACCACACAAAAATGTGTCTCTAACCAAGGAGAAGGTGAAGGTGGTGCCACTAAAGAAAG TGCCTGTAActccaaaagaaaaagtcaaaccACCACCAACGAAAAAAG AAGCTGAAGTTCTCAAGGAGAGGAAGGCTGAGCCAGTGACTCCCAAGAAAG AAGCTGAAGTTCTCAAGGAGAAGAAGGCTGAGCCAGTGACTCCCAAGAAAg CGCCTGTTTCTAAGGCAAAACCAGCACCTGCTAAAAAGAAGAAAG aaGCCAAAGTTCTTAAGGAGAAGAAGCCTGAGCCAGTGACTCCCAAGAAAG CATCTGTTGCTAAGACAAAACCAGCACCAGTTGTTAAAG aggCAGAAGCACCACACAAAAATGTGTCTCTAAGCAAGGAAAGGGTGAAGGTGGTGCCACTGAAGAAAG tgcCTGTAACTCCGAAAGAAAAAGTCAAACCAGCACCAACAAAGAAAG AAGCTGAAGTTCTCAAGGAGAAGAAGGCTGAGCCAGTGACTCCAAAGAAAG caCCTGTTTCTAAGGCAAAACCAGCACCTGCTAAAAAGAAGAAAG tGCCTGTGActccaaaagaaaaagttgaaCCAGCACCAACAAAAAAAG ATGCTGAAGTTCTCAAGGAGAAGAAGGCTGAGCCAGTGATTCCCAAGAAAG CACCTGTTTCTAAGGCAAAACCAGCACCTGCTAAAAAGAAGAAAG AAGTGGAGGCTCCTAAGGAAAAGGTCAAACCAGTCATCTTGACCAAAG AACAAGAAGGTGCTCCCAAAAATGCCACTCTGGCCAAAGAGAGGGTCAAAATAGTGCCTATGAAGAAAG aggtCAAGGTGCCAAAAGAGAAGGTCAAAGTCTCTGCAAAGACAA aACCTgcaaaaatcaagacaaaaccAACACCAGTAGTAAAAG aGGCAGAAGCACCACACAAAAATATCTCTCTAACCAAGGAGAAGGTGAAGGTGGTGCCACTGAAGAAAG tGCCTGTAACTCTGAAAGAAAAAGTCAAACCAGCACCAGTGAAAAAAG AAGCTGAAGTTCTCAAGGAGAAGAAGGCTGAGCCAGTGACTCCCAAGAAAG TGCCTGTAACTCcgaaagaaaaagtgaaaccaGCACCAACTAAAAAAG AAGCTGAAATTGTCAAGGAAAAGAAGGCTGAGCCAGTGACTCCCAAGAAAG CACCTGTTACAAAGGCAAAACctgctaaaaagaaaaaag aagtgGAGACTCCAAAAGAAAAGGCCAAACCAGTCATCTTGACCAAAG AACAAGAAGGTGCTCCCAAAAATGCCACTCTGGCCAAAGAAAGGGTCAAAATAGTGCCTATGAAGAAAG tgGTCAAAGCACCAAAAGAGAAAGTCAAAGTCTCTGCTAAGATAA AACCTgcaaaaatcaagacaaaaccAGCACCAGTGCTTAAAG AGGCAGAAGTACCACAGAAAAATATCTCTCTAACAAAGGAGAAGGCCAAAGTGGTGCCACTGAAGAAAG tGCCTGTAActccaaaagaaaaagtgaaaccaGCACCAACAACAAAAG AAGCTGAAGTTCTCAAGGAGAAGAAGGCTGAGCCAGTGACTCCCAAGAAAG CACCTGTTGCTAAGGCAAAACCAGCACCTGCTAAAAAGAAGAAAG AAGTGGAGGCTCCTAAAGAAAAGGCCAAACCTGCTGCAGTAAAGAAAG AGGCCAAGCCAGCCCTGGCCAAAAAAG TAGAGGTTGCAAAGGAGAAACCTAAACCAGCTCAAGAAAAGAAAg CTCCTTCtaaaaaagaagctgaaataaagaaggaaaagctcaaatCCCTCCTAAAGAAAG AGCCCAaagtaacaaaagaaaaagtcaaaccAGCTGttaaaaaag ACATTTTGAGGAAAAAGATCAAACCTGTCCACGTGAAGAAAG AAGTGGAGGCTCCTAAAGAAAAGGACAAACCTGCAGCAGTAAAGAAAG CCATGTTGAGGAAAAAGACCAAAGCAGTCCCTGTGAGGAGAG ttgagaagaaggcagaaaaggaggagaaagctAAAG AGGATCGAGTTCTTAAAGAGATACAGGAGTCTGCAAAGAAAG AAAAAGCTGCGACGAAGAAAGCTGCCAAGGAGGAGAAAGTTAAAG CAGAGCCTTCTGTATCAGACAGCCTTCTCATGGAGG